A single window of Hylaeus volcanicus isolate JK05 chromosome 8, UHH_iyHylVolc1.0_haploid, whole genome shotgun sequence DNA harbors:
- the LOC128880865 gene encoding cuticle protein 63-like: MYCKLLVFLAGVAYASAGLYTGYENYGYGSYGLNHGLAAAAASPYTPVTYVHPAPVATSYSNSYKVALAPTTKYALAPPVSKVFYNVPSPISKIGYVPSTYVAYPQSYSSLTSYPGSLGYGYKYKDGLGLGYGYGYGSGYDLGYASAIAHGYPTGYDHLSKY, translated from the exons ATGTACTGCAAGTTG TTGGTGTTCCTTGCTGGCGTGGCCTATGCTTCGGCTGGTTTATACACGGGATACGAGAATTATGGATACGGTAGCTACGGACTTAATCACGGACTCGCGGCGGCTGCAGCATCCCCGTATACTCCCGTCACATACGTGCACCCAGCACCCGTCGCTACCAGCTACTCGAACTCCTACAAA GTTGCATTGGCACCTACGACCAAATATGCGTTAGCACCACCGGTGAGCAAAGTGTTCTACAACGTACCGTCGCCGATTTCAAAGATCGGTTACGTTCCCTCGACGTACGTCGCCTACCCTCAGAGTTACAGCTCGCTCACCTCGTACCCAGGCTCTCTTGGATACGGATACAAGTACAAAGACGGATTAGGGCTGGGCTATGGATACGGCTACGGAAGCGGATACGACTTGGGCTATGCCTCCGCTATTGCACACGGATATCCCACTGGCTACGACCACTTATCCAAATATTAA
- the LOC128881175 gene encoding putative uncharacterized protein DDB_G0290521, whose translation MCRDGTGGAANEDEFSFYSTPRISISTRGSTPSSTRNRSAFQAVRARNFAIVMFGYIVLAVVVGTACAAPASPAESPEPSPLPNPTPVPTLLKVPSPERSPLPTLTSDAVQAASSSSAAELALPAPLPSSAAGLALPAGRSPASSGKALSLISEIKTPASTAKLAHVIAPIATPIAASPILSPLQVSAYAYALPAPAPVELVAAPSSYSIEQHGYRITY comes from the exons ATGTGCAGGGACGGGACCGGTGGTGCAGCAAACGAGGacgagttttctttttacagcACCCCCAGGATCTCTATAAGTACGAGAGGATCGACTCCATCCTCGACCAGAAATAGAAGTGCGTTTCAAGCCGTGCGTGCCAGAAATTTCGCAATCGTCATGTTTGGATAC ATTGTTTTAGCAGTTGTGGTGGGTACGGCCTGCGCCGCGCCAGCTTCCCCGGCCGAATCTCCGGAACCTTCTCCGCTACCTAACCCAACACCAGTACCCACTTTACTAAAG GTGCCATCTCCTGAACGGTCACCTCTACCAACGCTGACTTCGGATGCGGTGCAAGCAGCATCATCGTCATCAGCAGCTGAATTAGCACTGCCAGCACCATTACCGTCATCTGCAGCTGGATTGGCACTGCCAGCAGGACGGTCTCCCGCCTCTTCTGGAAAAGCTCTCTCCCTAATATCTGAAATCAAAACGCCAGCCTCGACAGCGAAACTCGCGCATGTGATCGCCCCCATAGCGACGCCGATAGCAGCATCGCCGATTCTTTCGCCCCTGCAG GTCTCTGCGTACGCCTACGCCTTGCCAGCTCCCGCGCCTGTGGAGCTAGTAGCGGCACCTTCTAGCTACTCGATCGAACAACACGGTTATCGTATTACCTACTGA
- the LOC128881174 gene encoding uncharacterized protein LOC128881174 → MPLAMENPTPDKWKKTAEEFFDIWNFPNCIGALDGKHVIIQAPADSGSQFFNYKKTFSIVLLALVDAYYKFIAVNIGGYGRNSDGGLFASSKLVGDEAFSLKKYLLRSYLGSQIQEDRSKRILNYRLSRARRVSENPFGILSQKFQLYNRRLKSKPENADKIVSTTCILHNYLRDCRNIIQDFEHNHTTELNLQNFPRQGGSANPYILDGLLHITAHRP, encoded by the exons ATGCCATTAGCAATGGAAAATCCTACACCagataaatggaaaaaaactgccgaagaattttttgatatttggAATTTTCCTAATTGTATCGGTGCTCTCGATGGGAAACACGTTATCATTCAAGCTCCCGCAGACAGTGgatctcaattttttaattataagaaaacGTTTTCAATAGTACTCTTAGCTTTAGTGGAtgcatattataaattcattgcAGTAAACATAGGCGGATATGGTAGGAATAGCGATGGAGGCCTATTTGCTAGTTCTAAATTGG TTGGCGATGAGgcattttcgttaaaaaaatatttgttgagaTCTTATCTTGGTTCGCAAATTCAGGAGGATAGATCAAAAAGAATTCTCAACTACCGTCTCTCTCGTGCACGAAGAGTTTCGGAAAATCCATTCGGAATACTGAGccaaaaatttcaactttataATCGAAGATTGAAGTCAAAACCAGAAAATGCAGATAAAATCGTTTCGACTACGTGCATTTTGCATAATTATCTCCGAGATTgcagaaatattatacaagatTTTGAGCATAATCATACCACTGAActtaatttgcaaaattttccACGACAAGGTGGAAGTGCT AATCCATATATTTTGGATGGTTTGTTGCATATAACGGCACATAGGCCttaa
- the LOC128880831 gene encoding LOW QUALITY PROTEIN: putative uncharacterized protein DDB_G0289963 (The sequence of the model RefSeq protein was modified relative to this genomic sequence to represent the inferred CDS: inserted 1 base in 1 codon; substituted 1 base at 1 genomic stop codon), with product MKIETLYFHFFLLAVRKKSWTSLRDSFRRALKKKRDTKSGQVASKIKKWRFEDETSFLSPFVQERDTYSNLKNISDDDNEGEPNEHEYDDKNNDKRNDQNDNRRDDQNNNIGYNLNEDDEKNDDLDEEINIKDEKKKKEKNVNXKXRERNFNHQKRISAVMMKYLLGKKSAKEPNAIDTFFSSIASTVTNFSPYYQNIAKLQICKNNHFINLKHPQNILHNSNHIILDHQRHHHYRHQPYNSNIQTQLHLQ from the exons atgaaaatagaaacattgtattttcacttttttttattggctGTTCGTAAAAAATCATGGACGAGTCTGCGAGATTCTTTTAGAAGAGCTTTGAAGAAAAAACGTGATACAAAAAGCGGACAGGTtgcttcaaaaataaaaaaatggagattTGAAGATGAAACATCGTTTTTATCACCTTTCGTGCAAGAAAGGGACACatatagtaatttaaaaaatattagtgaTGATGACAATGAGGGTGAACCGAATGAACACGAATATGATGATAAGAACAATGACAAAAGAAACGATCAAAACGATAATAGAAGAGATGatcaaaataacaatataGGATATAATCTGAATGAGGATGATGAGAAAAATGATGATTTGGATGAAGAGATAAATATTAAggatgaaaaaaagaaaaaagaaaaaaatgtcaactaga taagagaaagaaatttcaacCACCAGAAACGGATATCAGCAGTAATGATGAAATATCTATTAGGAAAAAAAAGTGCTAAAGAGCCCAATGCaatagatacatttttttcgagTATTGCATCaactgtaacaaatttttcgccCTATTACCAAAATATAGCCAAATTACAAATATGCAAGAACAATCATTTCATCAACCTAAAACACCCACAAAACATTCTTCACAACAGCAACCATATTATACTGGACCATCAACGTCATCATCACTATCGTCATCAACCATACAACTCAAACATACAAACTCAACTCCACCTTCAATAA
- the LOC128880649 gene encoding cuticle protein 70, isoforms A and B-like, whose product MYKFVALFALLACAVAAPAPAPAPAPKPGFLAAPVALHAAPVVSAAPLAVAHSVPVATSYANTYKVSVKSPLIAAAPYIHAAPVGLVKTAPVVAAAPAAAVYAHGPIVAGYATY is encoded by the coding sequence ATGTACAAGTTCGTCGCCTTGTTCGCTCTGTTGGCCTGCGCTGTAGCCGCACCAGCACCCGCTCCGGCACCAGCACCAAAACCAGGATTCCTGGCCGCACCGGTTGCTCTTCACGCAGCGCCTGTCGTCTCGGCGGCGCCTTTGGCGGTAGCGCACAGCGTACCCGTCGCCACCAGCTACGCAAATACCTACAAAGTCAGCGTAAAGAGCCCCCTGATCGCCGCGGCCCCCTACATTCACGCTGCACCCGTCGGCTTGGTGAAGACTGCCCCCGTCGTCGCCGCTGCTCCAGCAGCAGCGGTCTACGCTCACGGACCCATCGTCGCTGGATACGCAACATACTGA
- the LOC128880958 gene encoding tubulin beta chain-like, translating to MREIVHLQAGQCGNQIGAKFWEVISDEHGIDPTGTYHGDSDLQLERINVYYNEASGGKYVPRAILVDLEPGTMDAVRSGPFGQIFRPDNFVFGQSGAGNNWAKGHYTEGAELVDSVLDVVRKEAESCDCLQGFQLTHSLGGGTGAGMGTLLISKIREEYPDRIMMTFSVVPSPKVSDTVVEPYNCTLSVHQLVENTDESYCIDNEALYDICFRTLKLTTPTYGDLNHLVSATLSGVTTCLRFPGQLNADLRKLAVNMVPFPRLHFFIPGFAPLTSRGSQQYRALTVPELTQQMFDAKNMMAACDPRHGRYLTVAAVFRGRMSMKEVDEQMLNIQNKNSSYFVDWIPSNVKTAVCDIPPRGLKMSATFIGNSTAIQELFKRVSEQFTAMFRRKAFLHWYTGEGMDEMEFTEAESNMNDLVSEYQQYQEATAEEEGEFDEEEEGEGENQ from the exons ATGCGTGAAATCGTTCATCTGCAAGCTGGTCAATGCGGTAATCAAATAGGAGCAAAG TTCTGGGAGGTGATCTCCGACGAACACGGCATCGATCCAACAGGCACTTATCACGGTGACTCGGATCTTCAGCTCGAGCGTATAAACGTCTACTACAACGAAGCGTCCGGGGGAAAGTATGTTCCTAGAGCGATTCTGGTCGACCTCGAGCCCGGCACCATGGACGCGGTTCGCTCGGGACCGTTCGGTCAGATATTTCGACCggacaattttgttttcggCCAGAGCGGGGCTGGGAACAATTGGGCCAAGGGTCACTACACAGAAGGCGCGGAACTCGTCGATTCCGTACTCGACGTTGTTCGCAAGGAGGCGGAGAGTTGCGATTGCTTACAGGGTTTCCAGCTAACTCATTCCCTCGGCGGCGGGACAGGCGCTGGAATGGGAACGCTGCTAATTTCCAAGATCCGCGAAGAGTATCCCGACAGAATCATGATGACGTTCAGCGTTGTCCCATCCCCGAAG GTGTCTGACACCGTGGTGGAGCCCTACAACTGCACTTTGTCCGTGCACCAGCTGGTCGAGAACACGGATGAATCTTACTGCATCGACAACGAAGCCCTCTATGATATCTGTTTCCGCACGTTGAAATTGACCACGCCAACTTACGGCGATTTGAATCATTTAGTAAGCGCTACGCTCAGCGGCGTGACTACCTGTCTGAGATTCCCTGGCCAGTTGAACGCTGATCTGCGCAAACTGGCAGTAAACATGGTGCCATTTCCGCGATTGCACTTCTTCATTCCTGGCTTCGCACCTTTAACGTCCAG AGGCTCGCAGCAGTACAGAGCCCTCACGGTACCGGAACTCACGCAGCAAATGTTCGACGCGAAGAACATGATGGCGGCCTGCGATCCTCGTCACGGTCGTTACCTGACCGTAGCAGCGGTTTTCCGTGGAAGGATGTCTATGAAGGAAGTGGACGAGCAGATGCTCAACATTCAGAACAAAAACAGCAGCTACTTCGTCGACTGGATACCCAGTAACGTTAAAACCGCCGTGTGCGACATCCCACCTCGCGGGCTGAAGATGTCTGCGACTTTTATCGGAAATTCGACGGCTATTCAG GAACTGTTCAAGAGAGTTTCGGAGCAGTTCACCGCGATGTTCAGGCGGAAGGCGTTCTTGCATTGGTACACGGGAGAGGGTATGGACGAGATGGAATTCACGGAGGCCGAAAGCAACATGAACGACCTGGTGTCCGAATACCAGCAGTATCAAGAGGCCACCGCCGAGGAGGAGGGCGAATTcgacgaggaggaagaggGCGAGGGTGAAAACCAGTGA